A single genomic interval of Mauremys reevesii isolate NIE-2019 linkage group 24, ASM1616193v1, whole genome shotgun sequence harbors:
- the LOC120390351 gene encoding sialic acid-binding Ig-like lectin 13, whose protein sequence is MWVPGASQMPPSTKLCIEIILALLCQGGLCQEPVYRIQVPSRVTAQQGLCVLLPCHFTANFESSGAPYKYWFKDDDRDTGLAVATTDPGRALRVPGGRIRLVGDAPDDCSLHISDVRAGDRDRYLFRFVKGDFKYSYVVTQPLVDVTELTEQPVLGVPEVLLSGQLVNVTCQAPGTCSGTPPQITWTGGFDYIARNISVALANGSVSYSSELSFTPAPGDDGKELVCTVAYPAVVGVFTRRAVRLHVRDPPKLLPWGNCTVQGRGPGGAATCHCVAEGNPPPRLEWRLPNRTLPGDFEGPELRATSWAQGPAVSGELRGPAWALANVSCAATNAHGQSQAALPVVPAAGFPLILVVASAVGGSLVLVGAGAAVAWRVRKGRQGGRVPARAGRCQGTRDGQVCHAYEQPVSSVPSRRQDVTGGGRALEKKGRGGGGGRCYLGRGDGDQFTEENIYANV, encoded by the exons ATGTGGGTGCCAGGAGCCAGCCAGATGCCCCCTTCCACCAAGCTCTGCATTGAAATCATCCTCGCACTGCTCTGCCAGG GTGGGCTCTGCCAGGAACCCGTCTATCGGATCCAGGTCCCGTCCCGCGTCACGGCCCAGCAGGGTCTCTGCGTCCTGCTCCCCTGTCATTTCACAGCCAATTTCGAGTCCTCCGGGGCCCCCTACAAATACTGGTTCAAGGACGACGACAGGGACACCGGCCTGGCCGTGGCCACCACGGACCCTGGCAGGGCCCTGCGGGTGCCTGGGGGCCGGATCCGCCTGGTGGGGGACGCCCCGGACGACTGCTCCCTGCACATCAGCGACGTGAGAGCCGGAGACAGGGACCGCTACCTCTTCCGCTTTGTGAAGGGAGACTTTAAATACAGCTACGTGGTGACCCAGCCGCTGGTGGATGTGACAG AGCTGACGGAGCAGCCGGTGCTGGGGGTCCCCGAGGTGCTGCTGTCCGGACAGCTGGTGAATGTGACCTGCCAGGCTCCGGGGACCTGCTcagggacccctccccaaatcaccTGGACAGGGGGGTTCGACTACATAGCCAGGAACATCTCGGTCGCCCTGGCGAACGGCAGCGTCTCCTACAGCTCTGAGCTCAGCTTCACGCCGGCCCCGGGGGATGATGGCAAAGAGCTCGTCTGCACCGTCGCGTACCCCGCCGTGGTCGGGGTCTTCACCCGCAGAGCCGTCCGGCTCCACGTCCGCG ACCCGCCGAAGCTGCTGCCGTGGGGGAACTGCACGGTGCAGGGCCGCGGGCCCGGGGGAGCCGCCACGTGTCACTGCGTGGCCGAGGGGAACCCCCCGCCTCGCCTCGAGTGGCGCCTGCCCAACCGCACCCTCCCCGGGGACTTCGAGGGCCCCGAGCTGCGAGCGACCTCGTGGGCGCAGGGCCCGGCCGTGAGCGGGGAGCTGCGGGGCCCGGCCTGGGCCCTGGCCAACGTGTCCTGCGCTGCCACCAACGCCCACGGGCAGAGCCAGGCCGCGCTGCCCGTGGTGCCCGCAG CCGGCTTCCCCCTGATACTCGTGGTGGCCTCGGCGGTTGGTGGGAGCCTCGTGCTGGTTGGTGCCGGGGCTGCAGTGGCCTGgagagtcaggaagggaag gcaggggggcagggtcCCCGCCAGGGCCGGACGGTGCCAAGGGACCAGAGACGGGCAGGTCTGTCACGCCTACGAGCAGCCAGTGTCTTCGGTGCCTTCCCGCAGACAG GACGTCACCGGGGGAGGGAGAGCCCTTGAGaagaaagggagaggaggaggaggaggaagatgctACCTGGGGAGAGGTGACGgggatcaattcacagaggaaaaCATCTACGCCAATGTCTAA
- the LOC120390352 gene encoding protein NKG7-like, which produces MASPRILSTVLALLSLLLLLAALGSDHWLVASSPLGSLHEGLWKTCLNSVCEQISSASVSLKVTRAFTLLGAIAGCLSSVALLASFLRSHLGSLALTLLSFLGSFSAGLCAMIALLVYTGEFAGDVIVPSHQVTFGWSFGLGWASFPVFLITGVVTMVAHQSS; this is translated from the exons atgGCGTCTCCCCGGATCCTCAGCACCgtcctggccctgctcagcctcctgctgctcctggccgCCCTGGGCTCCGACCACTGGCTGGTGGCCAGCAGCCCCCTCGGGTCCCTCCATGAGGGGCTGTGGAAGACCTGCCTCAATTCAGTGTGTGAGCAAATTTCTTCTGCATCAG TCTCGTTAAAGGTCACCAGGGCTTTCACCCTGCTGGGCGCGATCGCTGGGTGTCTCTCCTCCGTCGCGCTCCTCGCCTCGTTCCTGCGCTCCCACCTCGGCTCCTTAGCTCTGACCCTGCTCTCCTTCCTGGGCAGCTTCAGCGCAG ggctctgtgcCATGATCGCGCTGCTCGTGTACACAGGGGAGTTCGCTGGGGACGTGATTGTCCCATCACACCAAGTCACCTTCGGCTGGTCCTTCGGCCTCGGCTGGGCCTCCTTCCCCGTCTTCCTCATCACTG gtGTGGTGACGATGGTCGCCCACCAATCCTCCTAG
- the LOC120390006 gene encoding lens fiber membrane intrinsic protein-like, producing the protein MYSFMAGGLFCASVGNILLVVCTATDYWVQYRIQGALAHQGLWRYCLAGKCYMQMENIAYWNATRAFMILSALSCFAGIITGILSFAHRSTSERFNRAFAAGIMFFVSTLFVLLAMAVYTGVTVNFLGRRFGDWRFSWSYILGWVALLMTFFAGIFYVCAYRMHGCQRVAETR; encoded by the exons ATGTACAGCTTCATGGCAGGGGGGCTTTTCTGCGCCTCGGTGGGGAACATCCTGCTGGTGGTTTGCACAGCCACTGACTACTGGGTGCAGTACCGGATCCAGGGggccctggcccaccagggcctCTGGCGCTACTGTCTGGCGGGCAAGTGCTACATGCAGATGGAGAACATTG CCTACTGGAACGCCACCCGGGCCTTCATGATCCTCTCTGCCCTGTCGTGCTTCGCTGGCATCATCACGGGGATCTTGTCCTTCGCCCACCGATCCACCTCCGAGAGATTCAACCGGGCGTTTGCTGCCGGGATAATGTTCTTTGTCTCCA cgctctTCGTCCTGCTGGCCATGGCTGTCTACACCGGAGTCACCGTCAACTTCCTGGGCAGGCGGTTCGGGGACTGGCGCTTCTCCTGGTCTTACATCCTGGGCTGGGTCGCGCTGCTCATGACCTTCTTCGCAG GGATATTTTACGTGTGCGCGTATCGGATGCACGGATGCCAGCGCGTGGCTGAGACGCGTTAA